One Tamandua tetradactyla isolate mTamTet1 chromosome 20, mTamTet1.pri, whole genome shotgun sequence DNA segment encodes these proteins:
- the PCDHB1 gene encoding protocadherin beta-1 produces the protein MAVARRKLLQSRQVGSLLLLLCLSVGDAATIRYSVAEEMESGSFVANVAKDLGLEVGKLAARGARLVSEGNRLHFRLHRKTGDLFVKEKLDRESLCGKADPCVLQFEIVLVEPLQSFRAEVRVFDINDNAPVFLNKEPLLKIPESTPLGSRFPLQGAQDLDVGLNGLQNYTLSANAFFHLHTRFRSHGPKYAELVLDKLLDREEQPEVNLTITAVDGGSPPKSGAAHIRVLVLDVNDHVPQFSRLVYRAQVPEDSASGSLVATVTATDLDEGTNKEITYSLAENPDAVVQTFQIDAHTGEVRLRGPLDFEAVETYDIDVRATDGGGLSAHSKVLVEVVDVNDNPPEVMVSSVSSPLPEDSPLQTVVALFTVRDRDIRVGGKITCFLRGDLPFAVRPTFRNSYSLVTDRGLDREEVSAYNITLVAMDTGPPHLSTETVIEVLISDINDNPPVFPEDSYVLTVRENNSPAVFIGKVHAEDLDLGENAQVTYSLLPPKSGDLSVFAYISINSDNGKLYALRTMDYEAIQDFQFVVRATDGGFLSLSSQVTVRVVVLDDNDNRPMILYPLQNGTLPCNDLVPRSAEVGYLVTKVVAVDGDSGQNSWLSYHLLKSTDPGLFSVQRQNGEIRTLRQISERDPMMQKLIILVQDHGQPALSTTASLNILLVDGFSEPYLQFPDPSKHPRRVNTSTKYLVISLAVLSFLFLFSVTVIFIVHIYQKIKYREKFRIQEHFYDDCNFPNNLVQVGGNGSLSQPCPYEMCSATGTGASEFRFLKRFMPNFPFPQGTGEVKTEAGSNLPPDSDRNSSRGPEGHARIPDEYM, from the coding sequence ATGGCGGTGGCGCGCAGGAAATTATTGCAAAGCAGGCAAGTGgggtctcttctccttcttctgtGCCTATCAGTGGGGGATGCGGCAACCATCCGGTATTCGGTGGCGGAGGAGATGGAGAGCGGTTCATTTGTGGCCAATGTGGCTAAGGACCTGGGGCTGGAGGTCGGGAAGCTGGCTGCGCGCGGGGCGCGGCTCGTGTCGGAGGGCAACAGACTGCACTTCCGGCTCCACCGCAAAACCGGGGACCTGTTCGTGAAGGAGAAACTGGATCGGGAGTCACTCTGCGGTAAAGCCGACCCGTGCGTCCTGCAATTTGAAATCGTCCTGGTGGAGCCGCTGCAGTCCTTCCGGGCTGAGGTCAGGGTATTTGATATCAATGACAATGCCCCCGTTTTCCTAAACAAGGAGCCGCTTTTAAAAATCCCGGAGAGCACCCCGCTGGGCTCTCGTTTTCCTCTGCAGGGCGCCCAGGACCTGGACGTGGGCCTCAACGGTCTCCAGAACTACACGCTGAGCGCCAACGCTTTTTTCCACCTGCACACCCGCTTCCGCAGCCACGGGCCCAAATATGCCGAGCTGGTGCTAGATAAACTCCTGGACAGAGAGGAGCAGCCTGAAGTCAACTTGACAATTACTGCGGTGGACGGCGGGTCCCCGCCCAAGTCCGGCGCCGCCCACATCCGCGTGCTGGTTCTGGACGTCAACGACCACGTGCCCCAGTTCTCGCGACTCGTGTACCGCGCCCAGGTCCCCGAGGACAGCGCCAGCGGTTCTCTGGTGGCTACGGTAACTGCCACGGACCTAGATGAGGGCACCAACAAGGAGATTACCTACTCTTTAGCGGAAAACCCAGATGCAGTTGTCCAGACGTTTCAGATTGATGCTCACACCGGGGAGGTTCGGCTCCGAGGGCCCCTGGATTTTGAAGCGGTTGAAACATACGACATTGACGTTCGAGCTACTGACGGAGGAGGTCTCTCCGCCCACAGCAAAGTCCTGGTGGAAGTGGTGGATGTGAACGACAATCCCCCTGAAGTGATGGTCTCCTCCGTCTCCAGCCCCCTCCCTGAGGACTCCCCTCTCCAGACTGTCGTGGCCCTTTTCACCGTCAGAGACCGTGACATTCGAGTGGGAGGAAAAATCACCTGTTTCCTCAGAGGGGACCTTCCCTTTGCCGTCAGACCTACCTTCCGGAATTCTTACTCACTGGTCACTGACAGAGGCCTGGATCGGGAGGAAGTTTCAGCCTACAACATCACCCTTGTTGCCATGGATACCGGACCACCCCACCTATCCACTGAGACTGTGATAGAGGTGTTAATATCTGACATTAATGACAATCCCCCGGTGTTTCCGGAAGATTCCTATGTCTTGACTGTTAGGGAAAACAACAGCCCAGCGGTttttattggcaaagtccatGCAGAGGATCTAGATTTGGGGGAGAATGCCCAAGTAACATATTCTCTGCTGCCTCCCAAAAGTGGAGATCTATCAGTCTTTGCTTACATCTCTATAAATTCAGATAATGGGAAGCTCTATGCGCTGAGAACCATGGATTATGAGGCCATCCAAGATTTTCAGTTTGTGGTGAGGGCAACTGATGGGGGCTTCCTGTCACTGAGTAGCCAAGTTACTGTCAGAGTGGTTGTCCTGGATGACAATGACAACCGTCCAATGATTTTGTACCCACTGCAGAACGGCACCTTGCCCTGCAATGACCTGGTGCCCAGGTCTGCAGAGGTCGGCTATTTGGTAACTAAGGTGGTGGCTGTGGATGGCGATTCAGGTCAGAATTCTTGGCTTTCATACCACCTACTTAAGTCCACTGACCCTGGTTTATTCTCTGTTCAAAGACAAAATGGGGAAATCCGTACGTTGAGGCAGATATCTGAGAGAGATCCTATGATGCAGAAACTGATCATTCTTGTTCAGGATCATGGTCAACCAGCCCTCTCCACTACTGCCTCACTCAACATCCTGCTGGTAGATGGCTTTTCAGAGCCCTACCTACAATTCCCGGATCCCTCTAAGCATCCTAGAAGGGTGAACACATCCACTAAATATTTGGTCATTTCTCTGGctgtgctttcctttctctttctcttctctgtcaCAGTGATCTTCATTGTACACATCTACCAGAAGATTAAATACAGAGAAAAGTTCAGAATTCAAGAACATTTCTACGATGACTGTAATTTCCCTAACAACCTGGTACAAGTAGGAGGTAATGGATCCTTGTCCCAGCCTTGTCCGTATGAAATGTGCTCAGCCACCGGCACTGGTGCTAGTGAGTTTCGGTTTCTTAAGCGCTTTATGCCCAACTTCCCCTTCCCCCAGGGCACTGGAGAGGTAAAAACAGAGGCTGGTTCTAATTTACCTCCAGATTCTGATAGGAACAGCTCTCGGGGGCCGGAGGGCCATGCCCGGATACCTGATGagtatatgtaa